From a region of the Odontesthes bonariensis isolate fOdoBon6 chromosome 2, fOdoBon6.hap1, whole genome shotgun sequence genome:
- the LOC142400075 gene encoding uncharacterized protein LOC142400075 isoform X1: MRDSSSQPDMCKRNPTIFMPNEFRRAHSPADELAAKGPGKRKVQLVQCKLSHTEKDRKQEAAGGSVIKLFSSKPSYRSCIHHEVPLRSMSSVMFLDKSLCISLVELEERRAGQPALYKSVLSCCLGVSSRCTSTAHNKITKTNKDYRRARAPMLASIERNAQEDGLGHGRGLLLKHQGHKDVQTPPARDVNSKTDDSHTQHHRASFELLSFKGTTTSNVKAGRQKGNADEAAFSARSNFRHRQHTFNLGQESGTWSKEVRSKKTDGEQKGGRATAPQTLANLDETCHYHSRLKKDSVGGPHKALSLKEALELFRPDFISRSQGRLRRLEQRAKRRKALQDSNPDLVQGLREDHGKQKRNCTTPDPLSNNLFKPRERSISGKEMQLRSRRIYNKLPEVTKKKEEERKRAVSQTNRLRAEVFKKRLLDQILQR; this comes from the exons ATGAGAGACTCCAGCTCTCAACCAGACATGTGCAAACGGAACCCTACCATCTTCATGCCAAATGAGTTCAGACGGGCCCACTCACCAGCTGATGAGCTGGCAGCAAAAGGTCCAGGAAAGAGGAAAGTACAACTTGTCCAATGTAAACTGAGCCAcacagagaaagacagaaagcaGGAAGCGGCAGGTGGCTCAGTTATAAAGCTGTTCTCCTCAAAGCCTTCCTACAGATCATGTATCCATCATGAGGTGCCTCTGAGGTCTATGAGCTCTGTTATGTTTTTGGACAAATCACTTTGTATTTCTCTTGTAGAACTAGAGGAAAGAAGAGCAGGCCAACCTGCTTTGTATAAGTCTGTCCTGTCATGTTGCCTTGGTGTCTCATCCCGCTGCACATCCACTGCACATAATAAAATAACCAAAACAAATAAGGATTATAGGAGGGCCAGGGCACCCATGTTGGCCAGCATTGAGCGTAATGCCCAAGAAGATGGTTTGGGTCATGGTAGAGGCCTTTTATTAAAGCATCAGGGTCATAAGGACGTGCAAACACCACCCGCTCGTGATGTTAACAGTAAGACTGATGACTCACATACTCAGCACCACAGAGCTTCTTTTGAATTATTGTCGTTCAAAGGGACAACCACCTCAAACGtaaaggctggcaggcagaaGGGGAATGCAGATGAGGCAGCCTTCTCTGCTCGGAGCAATTTCAGGCACAGGCAGCACACTTTCAATCTTGGCCAAG AATCAGGAACTTGGAGCAAGGAAGTAAGAAGTAAGAAGACAGATGGAGAGCAAAAAGGTGGCAGAGCCACAGCACCTCAAACTCTTGCTAATCTGGATGAGACCTGTCATTACCACTCGAGACTGAAGAAGGATTCTGTGGGTGGCCCTCACAAGGCTCTCAGCCTCAAA GAGGCTTTAGAGCTCTTTAGGCCAGACTTCATCAGCCGATCTCAGGGTCGGTTGAGGAGGCTAGAGCAGAGAGCTAAGAGAAGAAAAGCACTGCAGGACTCAAATCCAGACCTGGTGCAGGGCCTAAGGGAAGATCATGGCAAGCAAAAGAGGAACTGTACCACACCGGATCCACTTAGCA ATAACCTTTTCAAGCCGAGAGAGAGGTCTATATCAGGCAAAGAGATGCAGCTAAGGTCCAGACG GATTTACAACAAGCTGCCAGAGGTGacaaagaagaaggaggaggagagaaagagggCTGTATcacaaaccaacagattacGAGCAGAGGTTTTCAAAAAG CGGCTTCTGGACCAGATCCTGCAAAGATAA
- the LOC142400075 gene encoding uncharacterized protein LOC142400075 isoform X2: MRDSSSQPDMCKRNPTIFMPNEFRRAHSPADELAAKGPGKRKVQLVQCKLSHTEKDRKQEAAGGSVIKLFSSKPSYRSCIHHEVPLRSMSSVMFLDKSLCISLVELEERRAGQPALYKSVLSCCLGVSSRCTSTAHNKITKTNKDYRRARAPMLASIERNAQEDGLGHGRGLLLKHQGHKDVQTPPARDVNSKTDDSHTQHHRASFELLSFKGTTTSNVKAGRQKGNADEAAFSARSNFRHRQHTFNLGQESGTWSKEVRSKKTDGEQKGGRATAPQTLANLDETCHYHSRLKKDSVGGPHKALSLKEALELFRPDFISRSQGRLRRLEQRAKRRKALQDSNPDLVQGLREDHGKQKRNCTTPDPLSRFTTSCQR; encoded by the exons ATGAGAGACTCCAGCTCTCAACCAGACATGTGCAAACGGAACCCTACCATCTTCATGCCAAATGAGTTCAGACGGGCCCACTCACCAGCTGATGAGCTGGCAGCAAAAGGTCCAGGAAAGAGGAAAGTACAACTTGTCCAATGTAAACTGAGCCAcacagagaaagacagaaagcaGGAAGCGGCAGGTGGCTCAGTTATAAAGCTGTTCTCCTCAAAGCCTTCCTACAGATCATGTATCCATCATGAGGTGCCTCTGAGGTCTATGAGCTCTGTTATGTTTTTGGACAAATCACTTTGTATTTCTCTTGTAGAACTAGAGGAAAGAAGAGCAGGCCAACCTGCTTTGTATAAGTCTGTCCTGTCATGTTGCCTTGGTGTCTCATCCCGCTGCACATCCACTGCACATAATAAAATAACCAAAACAAATAAGGATTATAGGAGGGCCAGGGCACCCATGTTGGCCAGCATTGAGCGTAATGCCCAAGAAGATGGTTTGGGTCATGGTAGAGGCCTTTTATTAAAGCATCAGGGTCATAAGGACGTGCAAACACCACCCGCTCGTGATGTTAACAGTAAGACTGATGACTCACATACTCAGCACCACAGAGCTTCTTTTGAATTATTGTCGTTCAAAGGGACAACCACCTCAAACGtaaaggctggcaggcagaaGGGGAATGCAGATGAGGCAGCCTTCTCTGCTCGGAGCAATTTCAGGCACAGGCAGCACACTTTCAATCTTGGCCAAG AATCAGGAACTTGGAGCAAGGAAGTAAGAAGTAAGAAGACAGATGGAGAGCAAAAAGGTGGCAGAGCCACAGCACCTCAAACTCTTGCTAATCTGGATGAGACCTGTCATTACCACTCGAGACTGAAGAAGGATTCTGTGGGTGGCCCTCACAAGGCTCTCAGCCTCAAA GAGGCTTTAGAGCTCTTTAGGCCAGACTTCATCAGCCGATCTCAGGGTCGGTTGAGGAGGCTAGAGCAGAGAGCTAAGAGAAGAAAAGCACTGCAGGACTCAAATCCAGACCTGGTGCAGGGCCTAAGGGAAGATCATGGCAAGCAAAAGAGGAACTGTACCACACCGGATCCACTTAGCA GATTTACAACAAGCTGCCAGAGGTGa